The sequence CAACGAAAGACGGCATACCAAATGTAGTCGCTATGGGATCGCCGAGGGTGCTGGATGATCAAACCCTGGGCTTTGGGTGTGGAACCAAGGGTAAAACTTACAAGAACGTCCACGATAATCCTTTTGTAGCCATTACAGTGGTTGACGACAAGATGCGGGAATTCCAGTTTAAAGGGAAGGCCACTGTGGAAACAAGTGGGCCCTTCTTTGAGTCGTTAAAGGCCGAATGGACCAAGATGAAGCTCGTTCCTCAATGTGTCGTCAAGGTTGCAGTCAGCGAGATATATGCTTTCCCATCCAAAGCTTGACATGGTGACTGCACGTCCTTGGGTCCTCAGGCACACACATCTGATAGGATAGCAGCATTTTGGCACGGGATATCCATTGAATTTCAT is a genomic window of Dehalococcoidia bacterium containing:
- a CDS encoding pyridoxamine 5'-phosphate oxidase family protein encodes the protein MAVLTEEMKQMIKSKRYAMVATATKDGIPNVVAMGSPRVLDDQTLGFGCGTKGKTYKNVHDNPFVAITVVDDKMREFQFKGKATVETSGPFFESLKAEWTKMKLVPQCVVKVAVSEIYAFPSKA